One part of the Granulicella arctica genome encodes these proteins:
- a CDS encoding efflux RND transporter periplasmic adaptor subunit translates to MPAEPNEYPHLGADHQLPAPESAKPRSKVVRIVVWVALLLIFAVGFYVILTRKNTPVTPGGGRRGAAGGTVTITTATAQRGDIGVYLDAIGTVTPVYTSSITAQVSGVITTVHYKEGQIVRKGEPLIDIDSRPYRATLLQAQGILERDQNILAQAQMDVERYRAAWARNAIPKQTLDDQEKVVLQDQGTVKNDEGTVQYDQIQVDYCHIVAPFTGRVGLRLVDPGNVVTANGTTTLAVITQVQPITVIFTIAEDTLGQVAPRLRQNAKLPVDAYDRAALKKIATGTLLTLDNQIDTTTGTLKARASFDNKDLILYPNEFVNTRLLVNTLQGATLIPSPAIQHNGDLAFVYVIQDSVAHMRTIKTGVTDGGITQITGINPGDVLATSSFEKLQDKAKIAISKTPLPTSTTGSDAP, encoded by the coding sequence TTGCCAGCTGAACCAAACGAGTATCCACATCTCGGAGCCGACCACCAGCTCCCGGCCCCCGAATCGGCCAAGCCGCGCAGTAAGGTCGTTCGCATCGTCGTATGGGTTGCCCTGCTTCTCATCTTCGCAGTCGGTTTTTACGTGATCCTCACCCGCAAAAACACGCCCGTCACTCCCGGCGGCGGACGTCGCGGCGCTGCCGGCGGCACCGTCACCATCACCACCGCAACCGCGCAGCGCGGAGACATCGGCGTCTATCTTGACGCCATTGGCACCGTCACCCCGGTCTATACCTCCTCGATCACGGCCCAGGTCAGCGGTGTCATCACCACCGTGCACTACAAGGAAGGTCAGATCGTCCGCAAGGGCGAGCCTTTGATCGACATCGATTCCCGCCCCTACCGCGCCACCCTGCTCCAGGCGCAGGGCATCCTCGAACGCGACCAGAACATCCTCGCCCAGGCGCAGATGGACGTCGAGCGCTATCGTGCCGCATGGGCCCGAAACGCCATCCCCAAGCAGACCCTCGACGATCAGGAAAAGGTCGTCCTCCAGGACCAGGGCACCGTCAAGAACGACGAAGGGACCGTGCAGTATGACCAGATCCAGGTTGATTACTGTCACATCGTAGCCCCCTTTACCGGGCGCGTCGGCCTCCGGCTGGTCGATCCCGGCAACGTCGTCACCGCCAACGGAACTACAACGCTGGCAGTCATCACTCAGGTCCAGCCCATCACCGTCATCTTCACCATCGCCGAAGACACCCTCGGACAGGTAGCACCCCGCCTTCGCCAGAACGCAAAGCTCCCCGTCGATGCCTACGACCGTGCAGCCCTGAAGAAAATCGCCACTGGAACTCTCCTGACACTCGACAACCAGATCGACACCACCACAGGCACACTCAAAGCACGCGCCTCGTTCGACAACAAAGACCTCATCCTCTACCCGAACGAGTTCGTCAACACCCGCCTGCTCGTCAACACCTTGCAGGGAGCGACGCTGATCCCTTCGCCCGCCATTCAACATAACGGCGACCTTGCCTTCGTCTACGTCATTCAGGACAGCGTCGCCCACATGCGCACCATCAAGACCGGCGTAACGGACGGCGGCATCACCCAGATCACTGGCATCAACCCTGGAGACGTCCTCGCCACCAGCAGCTTCGAAAAACTTCAGGACAAGGCAAAGATCGCTATCTCCAAGACGCCGCTCCCGACCAGCACCACAGGGAGTGACGCTCCTTGA
- a CDS encoding trans-sulfuration enzyme family protein: MSEAPILQPSTLAIHGNRVREKQSNSILFPIHQTATYVHETVGVTKGYGYSRGGNPTVNALEQAIAALEGTATALCFRSGMGAISTLCLALLKAGDHVILSEVVYGGTIRLFRQVLENFAIEYSFVDTADLDAVRQAIRPNSKLLFVETPANPTMKLADVAALAEIAHAKGLLLAVDNTFLTPLLQDVLKLGADISMLSTTKYIDGHNATIGGSLATHDETLTERLRLVRKTLGTIQAPFDAWLTLQGLKTLPARLELHCRHAAAVAAWLEADSRVHCVNYPGLDSFAQKAIAERQQSGFGGMLSFELDASVEESLRFIDALKLCTCAESLGSVETLVTNPATASHCDLSSEERAKLGVSDRLIRLSVGLEAPQDLIADFEQAFAAVFGADGGAR, encoded by the coding sequence TTGTCCGAAGCCCCTATTTTGCAGCCCTCGACGTTGGCGATCCACGGTAATCGTGTCCGTGAGAAGCAGTCAAACTCGATTCTTTTTCCTATCCACCAGACGGCGACCTATGTGCATGAGACCGTAGGCGTCACGAAGGGCTACGGCTACTCGCGTGGCGGAAACCCTACGGTCAATGCGCTTGAGCAGGCTATTGCCGCGCTGGAAGGGACGGCGACCGCGCTCTGTTTCCGCTCGGGCATGGGTGCGATCAGCACGCTTTGCCTAGCGCTGCTGAAGGCCGGCGATCATGTGATTCTCTCCGAGGTGGTGTACGGGGGAACGATACGGCTCTTCCGGCAGGTGCTGGAGAACTTTGCGATTGAGTACAGCTTTGTCGATACAGCTGACCTCGATGCCGTGCGGCAGGCGATTCGGCCCAATTCGAAGCTGCTATTCGTTGAGACACCAGCGAATCCTACGATGAAGCTGGCGGATGTGGCTGCGTTGGCGGAGATCGCGCATGCGAAGGGGCTGCTGCTTGCGGTGGACAATACGTTTCTGACGCCGCTGTTGCAGGATGTGCTGAAGCTTGGCGCGGATATATCGATGCTGTCGACGACTAAATATATAGATGGCCACAATGCGACGATTGGGGGTTCGCTGGCGACGCATGACGAGACACTGACTGAGCGGTTGCGACTGGTTCGCAAGACACTGGGGACGATCCAGGCACCGTTCGATGCATGGCTTACATTGCAGGGGCTCAAGACGCTTCCGGCGCGACTGGAGCTGCATTGCCGCCATGCGGCGGCGGTTGCTGCGTGGCTTGAAGCGGATTCGCGGGTGCATTGCGTGAACTATCCGGGGCTCGATTCGTTTGCGCAGAAGGCGATTGCGGAGCGGCAGCAGAGCGGCTTTGGCGGGATGCTGTCGTTTGAGCTGGATGCGTCGGTGGAGGAGTCGCTGCGCTTTATCGATGCGCTGAAGCTGTGCACGTGTGCTGAGAGTTTGGGGAGTGTCGAGACGCTGGTGACGAATCCGGCTACGGCGTCGCACTGCGATCTTTCTTCGGAGGAGCGTGCGAAGCTTGGCGTGTCGGATCGTTTGATCCGGTTGTCGGTGGGGCTGGAGGCTCCGCAGGATTTGATTGCGGACTTTGAGCAGGCCTTTGCCGCGGTGTTTGGCGCAGATGGAGGTGCTCGATGA
- a CDS encoding cystathionine beta-lyase: MKLASRLVNFDVCPDDPFRPMSTPIYQTATFEQLEADAFGQYDYSRSGNPTRKVLEDQLAALENGTRGFCFSSGMAAITTVTHLLKAGDEILADWDLYGGASRLFARVLNRSGVTVRYVDASNVESVAAAMTPATRLVYAESPTNPLLRVLDLKGLAEVAHAGSALFCVDNSTMSPYLQNPLDLGVDIVLHSATKFLCGHSDVTGGTIIVKDAALAEEIYFLQNAEGSALGPFDCFLLLRGMKTLKLRMDAQQKNAEAVASFLAAHPKVRAVHYPGLPSHPNYAIQQRQARGGGAILSFCVGSPEAAKQLAEKTQLFRISVSFGSVNSTISVPVKMSHASVPLELRDSRGIPEDLIRLSVGIEDAGDLIADLEAQLESI, from the coding sequence ATGAAGCTTGCGAGCCGTCTTGTGAACTTCGATGTCTGCCCGGACGATCCGTTCCGGCCGATGAGCACGCCGATCTACCAGACGGCGACCTTCGAGCAGTTGGAGGCCGATGCGTTTGGTCAGTATGACTACTCCCGTAGCGGGAACCCAACGCGGAAGGTGCTGGAAGATCAGCTTGCGGCGCTTGAAAACGGGACGCGGGGCTTCTGTTTTTCGAGCGGGATGGCGGCGATCACGACGGTCACGCATCTGTTGAAGGCTGGGGACGAGATTCTTGCGGACTGGGATCTGTATGGAGGGGCGAGCCGTCTCTTTGCGCGGGTGCTGAATCGTAGCGGCGTTACGGTTCGGTATGTGGACGCTTCGAACGTGGAGAGCGTTGCTGCGGCGATGACGCCTGCTACGCGGCTGGTGTATGCGGAGTCGCCGACGAATCCTCTGCTGCGCGTGCTCGATCTGAAGGGATTGGCTGAGGTAGCTCATGCCGGGAGTGCGTTGTTCTGCGTGGATAACAGCACGATGTCACCGTATCTTCAGAATCCGCTGGATCTTGGGGTCGATATCGTTCTGCATTCGGCGACGAAGTTTCTGTGCGGTCACAGCGATGTGACTGGCGGGACGATCATTGTGAAGGATGCGGCGCTCGCAGAGGAGATCTACTTTCTCCAGAATGCTGAAGGAAGTGCGCTGGGGCCGTTCGATTGCTTTTTGCTGTTGCGCGGGATGAAGACGCTGAAGCTGCGTATGGACGCCCAGCAGAAGAACGCCGAGGCGGTTGCGAGCTTTCTTGCGGCGCATCCGAAGGTGCGGGCGGTGCACTATCCTGGGCTGCCGAGTCATCCTAACTACGCGATTCAGCAACGACAGGCTCGGGGTGGGGGAGCGATCCTCAGCTTCTGCGTGGGTTCTCCGGAGGCGGCTAAACAACTTGCTGAGAAGACACAGCTCTTCCGCATCTCGGTGAGCTTCGGGAGTGTCAACTCCACGATCAGTGTGCCGGTGAAGATGTCTCATGCGAGCGTTCCGTTGGAGTTGCGGGATTCGCGGGGGATTCCCGAGGACCTGATCCGGTTGTCGGTGGGGATCGAGGATGCGGGTGATCTGATTGCGGATTTGGAGGCGCAATTGGAGTCGATCTGA
- a CDS encoding G1 family glutamic endopeptidase produces the protein MSTTTAPIGAEFAHDEKAFRSKIPYTLHSTNLKGAYSVAAPPDDFDPKTASQLDLIKHGLLWRKPTAEDSPELREAWDRFFSRKWLAKDRIIPKLEPQVGKTHNLKKLPKKMTDGSYLGTVWSGAGGKTGTWTGIIGYWKVPTVSKPSEPQGEEGGWNSSSWLGLDGFFVSDDVLQAGVQQYVNANGVASYVAWYEWYAPAEPGSPAYIYQTNIPNFPVSPGQQVYCSVQYLSNKTGGSISFANEATGQHFSITLAPPPGASFNGSSYEWIMEAPDGGEPYSSLPKFTPVTFTTAVACGSGTTANPLTGDILNLETAGGKVLTSVTVGSDTATISFIG, from the coding sequence ATGTCTACTACCACCGCACCCATTGGCGCGGAGTTTGCCCATGATGAAAAGGCATTCCGCAGCAAGATTCCATACACGCTTCACTCGACCAACCTGAAGGGCGCATACTCCGTTGCAGCACCGCCGGACGACTTCGACCCCAAAACCGCGAGCCAGCTCGATCTGATCAAGCATGGTTTGCTGTGGCGTAAGCCGACGGCAGAGGATTCTCCGGAGCTACGGGAGGCGTGGGACAGGTTCTTCTCACGCAAGTGGCTGGCGAAGGATCGGATCATCCCCAAGCTCGAACCGCAGGTCGGCAAGACGCACAACCTGAAGAAGTTGCCGAAGAAGATGACGGACGGCTCGTATCTGGGGACGGTGTGGTCTGGGGCGGGCGGCAAGACGGGAACCTGGACCGGCATCATCGGCTACTGGAAGGTTCCGACGGTGAGCAAGCCGAGCGAGCCGCAGGGTGAAGAGGGCGGCTGGAACTCCTCTTCGTGGCTGGGCCTGGATGGATTCTTCGTCTCGGACGATGTCTTGCAGGCGGGAGTTCAGCAGTACGTCAATGCAAATGGCGTAGCTTCGTATGTTGCCTGGTATGAGTGGTATGCGCCCGCTGAGCCGGGATCGCCAGCCTATATCTATCAGACGAACATTCCGAACTTTCCGGTGAGCCCTGGCCAGCAGGTGTACTGCTCGGTGCAGTACTTGAGCAACAAGACAGGGGGATCGATCTCGTTCGCGAATGAGGCGACGGGACAGCACTTCTCGATCACGCTGGCTCCTCCTCCGGGCGCGAGCTTCAACGGAAGCTCGTATGAGTGGATCATGGAGGCTCCGGACGGCGGCGAACCATACTCTTCGCTACCGAAGTTCACTCCGGTTACCTTCACGACAGCAGTTGCATGCGGATCCGGAACGACGGCGAATCCGCTGACGGGCGACATCTTGAACCTCGAAACCGCAGGAGGGAAGGTGCTGACCTCAGTTACGGTAGGGAGCGACACGGCGACGATCAGCTTTATTGGTTAA
- a CDS encoding BlaI/MecI/CopY family transcriptional regulator encodes MPPKRSITLTEAELRLMKILWQRGESAVGDLVAAMPDSAPLAYNSVLTTIRILEQKGYVYHRQEGRAYLYSPCVAEHEAGRSEVRHMLQRFFGNSRERLLLSLLGDEDITPEELARLKEAIAHAAEDSPDGTSGVN; translated from the coding sequence ATGCCTCCTAAGAGATCCATTACGTTGACGGAAGCCGAGTTGAGGCTGATGAAGATTCTCTGGCAGCGTGGGGAGTCGGCTGTCGGCGACCTGGTCGCGGCGATGCCGGATAGTGCTCCGCTGGCGTATAACTCGGTGCTGACGACGATTCGCATCCTGGAGCAGAAGGGCTATGTCTATCACCGGCAGGAGGGCAGGGCGTATCTTTATAGCCCGTGCGTTGCCGAGCATGAGGCTGGCCGGTCGGAGGTGCGCCATATGCTGCAGCGGTTCTTCGGAAACTCGCGGGAACGGTTGCTGCTCTCGCTGTTGGGTGACGAGGACATCACGCCAGAGGAGTTGGCTCGGCTCAAGGAAGCGATTGCGCATGCGGCAGAGGATAGCCCAGATGGCACTTCGGGGGTGAACTAG
- a CDS encoding M56 family metallopeptidase codes for MHGIYSLAQFGGVSLVSGIWQGFVIAFAVWFCLRLVPKTAPALRFAIWSFVFVVIAVLPLLESLLLRQAVHPVGASLVRLDVRWSVALGVVWLALSLFRAAELVVQVFRVRSLAKRSVPVDAGVVCAGLLSSGRRRVLLCTSTELDRPSVIGFFSPRILVPAWLFAELGEPELEQIVLHEVEHLRRSDDWLNLLQKLSLVLFPLNPILMWVERRLCFERELACDDGVLRRTKAPRTYATCLTELAERGLDRRAMSLALGALERQSQLGRRVHRILRREATLTAMQARGLMGAVVLGMLGGAVGLARCPQVVSFAGARPVQAEAHVDEAAPMPGIRSVRAERVVYEDAPHMTLLKASMDSRQPASGQIQTVTKHAVTKPAKAKKVQRPIVQRAQAEANRPQIQRWVVLTSWSVDARPSMTLPVVEERTIFLPYAAVPTADGWLVVQL; via the coding sequence ATGCACGGTATCTATAGTCTGGCGCAGTTTGGGGGAGTTTCGCTGGTTTCGGGGATATGGCAGGGGTTCGTGATTGCCTTTGCGGTATGGTTCTGCCTGCGACTGGTGCCGAAGACGGCTCCGGCTCTGCGGTTCGCGATCTGGAGCTTTGTGTTTGTGGTGATTGCGGTGCTTCCGCTATTGGAGAGTCTACTGTTGAGGCAGGCGGTTCATCCGGTTGGAGCGTCGCTGGTGCGACTGGATGTGCGCTGGAGCGTAGCTCTAGGCGTGGTGTGGCTGGCCCTGTCTCTGTTTCGTGCGGCTGAATTAGTGGTTCAGGTGTTCCGGGTGAGGTCACTGGCGAAGCGGTCGGTGCCAGTGGATGCGGGTGTGGTTTGTGCGGGGCTTCTTTCGAGTGGACGTAGGCGTGTGCTGCTCTGCACGTCGACGGAGCTGGATCGACCGAGTGTGATTGGCTTCTTCTCGCCTCGGATTCTTGTTCCGGCGTGGCTGTTTGCAGAGCTTGGCGAACCGGAGCTGGAGCAGATTGTGCTTCATGAAGTGGAACATCTGCGCCGGAGCGATGATTGGTTGAATCTGTTGCAGAAGCTCAGCCTGGTGCTGTTTCCGTTGAACCCGATTCTGATGTGGGTGGAGCGGCGACTTTGCTTTGAGCGAGAGTTGGCGTGCGATGACGGTGTACTGCGGAGGACCAAGGCACCGCGGACGTATGCGACCTGCCTGACTGAGCTTGCGGAGCGAGGGCTGGATCGTCGTGCGATGTCGTTAGCGCTGGGAGCGCTTGAGCGACAGTCTCAACTGGGCCGCCGGGTGCATCGTATCTTGCGGCGTGAGGCGACGCTGACTGCTATGCAGGCGCGTGGGTTGATGGGAGCGGTGGTGCTGGGGATGCTCGGTGGAGCAGTTGGGTTGGCTCGGTGCCCGCAGGTGGTGTCGTTCGCTGGGGCTCGACCGGTGCAGGCGGAAGCGCATGTCGATGAGGCTGCTCCGATGCCGGGTATTCGGTCGGTAAGGGCGGAGCGCGTCGTGTATGAGGATGCGCCGCATATGACGCTTTTGAAGGCTTCGATGGATTCGAGGCAGCCAGCTTCCGGACAGATACAGACAGTCACAAAACATGCTGTTACGAAACCGGCAAAGGCTAAGAAGGTTCAGCGGCCAATTGTTCAGCGTGCCCAAGCAGAGGCGAATCGTCCACAGATTCAGCGATGGGTGGTTCTTACGTCGTGGAGTGTAGATGCTCGTCCGAGCATGACTCTTCCGGTGGTAGAAGAGCGTACTATTTTTCTTCCTTATGCAGCCGTGCCTACTGCTGACGGCTGGCTTGTCGTTCAACTTTAG
- a CDS encoding Do family serine endopeptidase, which produces MTALTNQLVVRARRIVVPTAAFLVLFLAVAFYFNHSGVHAASNPSSPLDDNSVASLTALDNAVESVAARVTPAVVNVAVTSKESPGQNSSDMQGQLQNLPPGFAQFFGGQIPQQQQGPQIEHGIGSGVIISPDGYIVTNNHVIDGAVQIRVTLHDRRILTAKLIGADKLTDLAVIKVDAKELPSISWGNSSQLHPGQTVLAFGSPFGYFQFSVTRGIVSAVDRPNPYSDDARKPGGYIQTDAAINPGNSGGPLVNAHGELIGINTFIISNSGSFAGAGFAIPSQIAKATVDQLIKTGSVHHGYIGIAMNDVTPANASFFHLQDASGAIVAQVTPDSPASRAGLEQGDVITGLNGSKVVNGSALQVAVSQIAPGNTISLGVLRDGSAKTLSLKVGEYHSGTQVASDDDASSPQGGKLGLAVNDLTPDLRQRLSVPAQVYGVAVQGVRPASPADDAGLAPGDVILEVNRKQIPSAEQFVSAVHAVPAGKDLLLLVWSKGNASYRVVHPEQAAG; this is translated from the coding sequence ATGACTGCTTTAACTAATCAATTAGTTGTCAGGGCGAGACGGATTGTTGTTCCTACTGCGGCTTTCCTTGTACTCTTTCTGGCGGTTGCGTTTTACTTCAACCACTCGGGTGTTCATGCTGCGAGCAACCCTTCGTCACCGCTTGATGACAATAGTGTTGCTTCGCTAACGGCTCTCGACAATGCGGTCGAGTCGGTTGCTGCTCGTGTGACACCTGCCGTGGTGAATGTTGCCGTCACTTCGAAGGAGTCCCCGGGGCAGAACTCCTCGGACATGCAAGGGCAGTTGCAGAATCTGCCGCCGGGCTTTGCGCAGTTCTTCGGTGGCCAGATACCGCAGCAACAACAGGGACCACAGATTGAGCATGGTATCGGCAGCGGCGTGATTATCTCGCCGGATGGCTATATTGTGACCAACAATCATGTCATCGACGGTGCGGTGCAGATTCGTGTGACGCTGCACGACCGGAGAATCCTGACGGCGAAGCTGATCGGCGCGGACAAGCTGACGGATCTAGCGGTCATCAAGGTGGATGCGAAGGAGCTGCCCAGCATCTCGTGGGGCAACTCGAGCCAGTTGCATCCGGGGCAGACGGTGTTGGCCTTTGGTAGCCCCTTCGGCTACTTCCAGTTCTCGGTGACGCGCGGTATTGTGAGCGCGGTCGATCGGCCGAATCCTTACTCGGATGATGCACGCAAGCCTGGCGGATATATCCAGACGGATGCGGCGATCAATCCGGGTAACTCTGGTGGGCCGTTGGTGAATGCTCATGGTGAGCTGATTGGGATCAACACATTCATCATCTCGAACAGCGGGTCGTTTGCCGGGGCGGGTTTTGCTATCCCTTCGCAGATCGCCAAGGCTACAGTGGATCAGTTGATCAAGACGGGCAGCGTGCACCATGGCTACATCGGTATTGCGATGAACGATGTTACTCCGGCGAACGCGAGCTTCTTCCACTTACAAGATGCGAGCGGTGCGATTGTTGCTCAGGTAACACCGGACTCGCCTGCGAGTCGTGCCGGTCTGGAGCAGGGGGATGTTATCACTGGGTTGAACGGCAGCAAGGTCGTCAACGGGAGCGCATTGCAGGTTGCGGTGAGTCAGATCGCCCCGGGCAACACGATCTCGCTTGGTGTGTTGCGTGATGGAAGTGCGAAGACGCTCAGCCTGAAGGTGGGCGAGTATCACTCGGGAACACAGGTAGCGAGCGATGATGACGCATCTTCGCCGCAGGGCGGCAAGCTGGGGCTGGCGGTCAACGATCTGACTCCCGATCTGCGGCAGCGACTCAGCGTGCCGGCACAGGTATATGGTGTGGCGGTGCAGGGCGTTCGTCCTGCAAGCCCTGCGGATGATGCGGGGCTTGCGCCGGGTGATGTCATCCTCGAGGTGAATCGTAAGCAGATTCCTTCAGCGGAGCAGTTTGTCAGTGCGGTTCATGCGGTCCCGGCGGGCAAGGACTTGTTACTGCTTGTCTGGTCGAAGGGCAACGCAAGCTATCGGGTGGTTCATCCGGAGCAGGCTGCTGGGTAA
- a CDS encoding HEAT repeat domain-containing protein, whose translation MRHLTCTFIFGTLLSASSVIIAQQPPSIVHAQLSTASASNGLEPQLERMKHTDAPTWVGYSIPVAEDFHSGSQSDHIAYLEGDHAGDSYNTIDKENTPFDHAVVLLRIASGHIENIRLENPDRQLDAGGLHFLWLNGVAPTDSIHTLQTIALKDDSNHLRDTAIFAISLHQSPETIPALISLTSPNNDLALREKAAFWLTNRHGHEGFAAIQHLARTDTDPKFREKLCFDLTLSKDSGALNELIRMAHSDTSPQVRKQAQFWMANIGGKKVAGDLRDLAENDPDNAVRKSAVFALSRLPGNEAATQLIQVASSSKEPSIRKQAVFWLGQSNDPRALDYLTKLLAQ comes from the coding sequence ATGCGCCACCTCACCTGCACATTTATCTTCGGCACGCTCCTCTCCGCATCCAGCGTCATCATCGCGCAACAGCCACCCTCCATCGTCCACGCACAACTCTCGACCGCATCCGCCTCAAACGGCCTCGAGCCACAACTCGAACGCATGAAGCACACTGACGCACCCACCTGGGTTGGCTATTCCATTCCAGTTGCCGAAGACTTTCATAGCGGATCGCAATCGGACCACATCGCCTACCTCGAAGGGGATCATGCAGGAGACAGCTACAACACCATCGACAAGGAGAACACTCCCTTCGATCATGCCGTCGTCCTCCTCCGCATCGCATCAGGTCACATCGAAAATATCCGCCTCGAAAATCCCGATCGTCAGCTCGATGCCGGCGGTCTCCACTTCCTCTGGCTGAACGGCGTTGCGCCCACCGACAGCATTCACACGCTCCAGACCATCGCCCTAAAGGATGACTCCAATCACCTGCGCGACACCGCCATCTTCGCGATCTCGTTGCATCAATCGCCGGAGACAATCCCGGCGCTCATCAGCCTCACCAGTCCCAACAACGATCTAGCTCTTCGCGAAAAGGCTGCGTTCTGGCTCACCAATCGACATGGCCATGAGGGCTTTGCAGCGATCCAGCATCTCGCCCGCACCGATACCGATCCCAAATTCCGCGAGAAGCTCTGCTTCGATCTCACCCTCTCCAAAGACTCCGGCGCACTAAACGAACTCATCCGCATGGCCCACAGCGATACCTCTCCGCAGGTTCGCAAGCAGGCGCAGTTCTGGATGGCTAACATCGGAGGCAAGAAGGTCGCCGGCGATCTTCGCGACCTCGCCGAAAACGATCCTGACAATGCGGTGCGCAAGTCTGCTGTCTTCGCCCTCTCGCGCTTGCCCGGAAACGAGGCCGCAACGCAGTTGATCCAAGTCGCCAGCTCCAGCAAAGAGCCCTCCATCCGCAAGCAGGCCGTCTTCTGGCTCGGCCAATCAAACGATCCACGCGCCCTCGACTACCTGACCAAGCTTCTCGCTCAATAG
- a CDS encoding HEAT repeat domain-containing protein, with protein sequence MKNLAHYPILSSALLIGLAAIQPLHALVPEPVAPSSPSVAPSDNSAYAAGTRAMNEHRWSDAIREFDRAAAAKSNRADAALYWKAYSLNKISRRTEAATTCDMLRAQFPSSSWNNDCGALAIDIHVNLDNLKIPPIPPIPPIPPIDIDIDTHVHTDHASDEDLKILALNSLLNQDPNRAIPMLRGILSGNQPTRVKKQAIFVLAQSKSPEAQSILHDAVTGKMNPDLQREAIQMMAVFQGKRANNTLVEVYRTSTDTRIKKSVISALFITQDAPRMVELARAEKDLDLKRSIVSQLALIQDKAATDYMIELLK encoded by the coding sequence ATGAAAAACCTCGCTCACTACCCAATCCTCTCTTCCGCCTTACTAATCGGCCTCGCCGCCATCCAGCCCCTACACGCTCTTGTGCCCGAGCCAGTTGCGCCCAGCTCGCCTAGCGTCGCTCCCAGTGACAACAGCGCCTACGCCGCCGGAACCCGTGCCATGAACGAGCACCGCTGGTCGGATGCTATCCGCGAGTTCGACCGCGCCGCCGCCGCCAAAAGCAACCGCGCCGATGCCGCTCTGTACTGGAAGGCATACTCGCTCAACAAGATATCCCGCCGAACCGAAGCAGCAACTACATGCGATATGCTTCGCGCACAGTTCCCCTCCAGCTCATGGAACAACGATTGCGGCGCGCTCGCAATCGATATCCACGTTAACCTCGACAACCTGAAGATTCCTCCTATCCCGCCGATTCCCCCCATCCCACCGATCGACATCGATATCGACACCCACGTCCACACCGATCACGCATCGGACGAGGATCTCAAGATCCTCGCTCTCAACTCCCTGCTCAATCAAGACCCCAACCGAGCCATCCCCATGCTGCGCGGCATCCTCTCCGGCAATCAGCCGACACGCGTCAAGAAGCAGGCCATCTTCGTCCTCGCTCAGAGCAAGTCACCCGAAGCTCAATCCATCCTCCACGATGCGGTCACCGGCAAAATGAACCCAGACCTTCAGCGTGAAGCCATCCAGATGATGGCTGTCTTCCAAGGCAAGCGCGCCAACAATACCCTCGTCGAGGTCTACCGCACCTCAACCGACACCCGTATCAAAAAATCTGTGATCTCCGCCCTCTTCATCACGCAGGATGCCCCGCGTATGGTCGAACTTGCCCGCGCTGAAAAAGACCTCGACCTCAAGCGCTCCATCGTCTCGCAACTCGCGCTCATACAGGACAAGGCCGCCACCGACTACATGATCGAACTGCTCAAGTGA
- a CDS encoding RNA polymerase sigma factor, giving the protein MDKAETDAIRQILAGNRDAYRVLMDRHFRSVFRIAFRVTGNEADAEEAAQEAFLRAYNKLSTFRQESSFSTWITRIAMNTSINLVERRNRDLSHTAVRIAEDPSSGNGTMQIADSSAGPERVLLNSETSGLIQTAMTALTPMERTAFTLRHMEDLPIADIASALNIPANSAKQAVFRAVSKLRKVLYLVEGGAH; this is encoded by the coding sequence ATGGACAAAGCGGAGACAGACGCGATCAGGCAAATACTCGCTGGCAATCGGGACGCCTACCGCGTTCTGATGGATCGTCACTTCCGCTCCGTCTTTCGCATCGCCTTCCGCGTCACCGGCAACGAAGCCGATGCAGAGGAAGCAGCGCAGGAGGCGTTTCTGCGCGCTTACAACAAGCTCTCCACCTTCAGGCAGGAGTCAAGCTTCTCCACCTGGATCACCCGAATCGCTATGAACACATCCATCAATCTCGTCGAACGCCGCAATCGCGATCTCTCGCACACAGCGGTACGAATCGCGGAGGACCCATCTTCCGGGAATGGCACCATGCAGATCGCCGATAGCAGCGCCGGCCCTGAGCGCGTGCTCTTGAACTCCGAAACCTCCGGATTGATTCAAACCGCCATGACCGCGCTCACCCCGATGGAGCGGACCGCATTCACACTCCGCCACATGGAGGATCTTCCCATCGCCGACATCGCAAGTGCTCTCAACATTCCAGCCAACTCGGCCAAGCAAGCTGTCTTCCGCGCCGTCTCCAAGCTGCGCAAAGTTCTCTACCTCGTGGAAGGAGGTGCCCATTGA